In Deltaproteobacteria bacterium, the sequence GCGGCGTGGATGAGCGCGCTGACCGGGGTCGGGCCCGCCATCGCGTCGGGCAGCCAGGTGTAGAGCGGCAGCTGGGCGCTCTTGCCGGTGCAGCCGACGAACAACAGCATGGTCGCGGCGGTCGCGATCGAGACCCCGAAGATGGTGTTGGTCACCAGGTCGGAGTCGGGGCCCGCGGCGCAGGCGGCCTTGATGGCGTCGTAGTCGAGGCTGTGGGTGACCGCGTAGATGAGCAGCATGCCCAGGATCACGCCGAAGTCACCGATGCGGTTGACGATGAAGGCCTTGCGGCCGGCCGAGGCCTTCTCGCTCTCGTCGTAGTAGTAGCCGATGAGCAGGTAGGAGCAGAGCCCGACGCCCTCCCAGCCCACGAAGGTCAGCACCAGCGACTTGCCCATCACCAGGATGAGCATCGCGGCCATGAACAGGTTGAGGTACGCGAAGTAGCGCCAGTAGGAGCCGTCCTTCGCCATGTAGCCGACCGAGAAGATGTGGATCAGCAGACCCACGCCGGTCACGACCATGCACATCACGGCCGACAGGTGGTCGATCATCAGATCGAAGCCGACCATGGTCTCGCCCGAGACGATCCACGGGTAGATGCGATGGACCACGCGGTCGTAGCCCTGCCCGACCATCGCTTCGAACACGATCGAGAAGGTGTAGAAGCACGAGAACGCGACCGCTCCGATCGCGACCAGGTGCACGACTTCGCGACCGAGGCGGTCGCCGAGCGTGCGCATGATCCAGCGCCCGAAGACGAGGTTCCACAGCGCCGCCACGAGCGGAAACAGCGGGATCCAGCCGAGGGTGAGATTGGCTTCGTTCATGGGCGAGCGAAAGGAGCGAGGGGGAAGAGTCGTCGGAGGAGGTCCGCCCGGGGGCAAACGCGGCAGCTAGTCGCGCAGCAGCGACAGGTCGTCGATGTCGGTGCCGGTGCGGGCGCGGAAGATCGACACCACGATCGCGAGGCCGACCGCGGCCTCGGCCGCGGCCACGGCGATCGTGAACATCGCCAGCACCTGGCCGTCGGCGTTGCCCCACTGCCGGGAGAACGCGACCAGCGCGATGTTGGCGGCGTTGAGCATGAGCTCCACGCTCATCAGCACGATGAGCACGTTGCGTCGCAGCAGCACGCCCGCGGCCCCGATGAGGAACAGCGCGAACGCGAGGTAGAGGAAGTGCGTGATCGGCAGCATGGTCGGTGGCCTCGTGCGATGCGCGGGGGGTCTCAGGTGCCGCCGTCGTGGCCGGACGCCGAGGGCGCGCCGAAGTCCATGACGGGCGTGGGGCCGGGCGGTGCGATGTCGCCGGGCTCGAGGTGATCGACGACGCCGGCGGCGTGGCGCGCCGCGTGGGTCATGCCGTCCTGCAGCGAGTCCTTCTCGCGGTCACGGCGGTTGCGGGCCACGACCACCGCGCCGATCACCGCCGCCAGCAGCAGCAGCGAGATGGCCTCGAACGCGAACAGGTAGTCGGTGAAGATCTCGCGACCGATGGCGTTGGCGGTGCCGAATTCGACGCTCGGATCCATCGCGGCGCCCGGGCTCAGGAACTGCCGCGCGAGCGTGCCGAGCAGCACCCACGCCAGGAACCCACCCGAGAGCACCAGCGAGCCGTAGTAGCCCACCCGGGCCACCCGCGAGGGCCGACGGTGCTCCTCGCGACCGCGCTCGTCGACGTCGAGCACCATGATCACGAACACGAACAGCACCATCATGGCGCCGGCGTAGACGAGGATCTGGATCGCGGCGAGGAAGGTCGCCGACAGCAGCAGGTAGCACACCGCGACCGCGAAGAAGGTCGCGACCAGCCACACCGCCGCGACCACCGGGTTGCGACGGGACACCGTCGCCAGCGCCGACACCACTGCGATGGCCGCGAACAGATAGAAGACCAGCTCTTGCCCGCTCATGCGGCACCTGTGACGCCGTCGCCGTGTGCCGGCGCGTGGTGGTGTCCGCCGGCGACCACCACCGGGTGGGCGTCGCGGACCTTGGCCTCGAACTCGTCGCGGAACTTGGTGAGGAACGCCAGGGTCGGCCACGCGGCCGCGTCACCGAGGGCGCAGATGGTGTTGCCGGCGATGCCGTCGGCGATCGACGCCAGCAGGTCGACGTCGCCGGCGCGGCCGTGGCCGAACGCGATGCGATGGGCGACCTGGGCCAGCCAACCGGTGCCCTCGCGGCACGGCGTGCACTGGCCACAGCTCTCCTCGGCGAAGAAGTGGACGATGCGCCACGCCGCCTGGGTGATGTCGGTGGCGTCGTCCATCACGACCACGCCACCGGAGCCGGCCATGGTCCGCAGCGTGCGACCGCCGCCCAGGTCGAACTTCTGCCCCGGACGCACCTCGACCTCGCGGATGCGCTCGTCCTTCTGCAGCGCGTCGAACTCGAACGGCACGTCGAGCTCGGCGTCGGTGAGCACCGGCATCGACACGCCACCGGGGATGACGCCCTTGATCTTGCGGCCCTTGGGCACGCCGCCGCAGACGTCCTCGACCAGCTGACGGCCGGTGACGGTGAGCGGCAGCTCGTAGACGCCGGGCTTCTTCACGTGGCCGCACACCGACACGATGCGCAGGCCGCCGGAGCGACCGGTGCCGAGCTCGGCGAAGGCCTTGCCACCGTGCTCGACGATCCACGGCAGGTTCGCGATGGTCTCGACGTTGTTGACGATGGTCGGCTTGCCCCACAGGCCCTTGACGGCCGGGAACGGCGGCTTGAGCCGCGGCCAGCCGCGGCCACCCTCGAGGCTCGACAAGAGCGCCGTCTCTTCGCCACAGATGTAGGCCCCGAGGCCGCGGTAGACCGTGATGTCGACCGACGCGCCCGAGCCGAACACGCGCTCGCCGAGGTAGCCCTTGGCGTAGGCCTGATCGATCGCGGCCTGCAGCACGCGGTACTCCCGGGCCATCTCGCCGCGGATGTAGATGTACGCGTTGCGCACCTTGAGCGCGACCGAGGCGATGATCATCCCCTCGATCAACATGTGCGGGTTCCAGAAGAGGATGTGCCGATCCTTGAAGGTGCCGGGCTCGCTCTCGTCGGCGTTGACGACGAGGTAGACCGTGTCGGCGTCCTTGGGCACGAAGCTCCACTTCATGCCGGTCGGGAAACCTGCACCGCCGCGGCCGCGCAGGTTGCTGGCCACGACCTCGGCCGAGATGGCCTCGGGGGCCATCGCCACCGCCTTGCGGGCGCTGCGATAGCCGCCCTTGCGCTCGTAGTAGTCGAGCTGCTTGGCCTCGGGCACATCGAAGTGCTCACTGATGATCTTGACGTCGAACCATCCCATGGGAGCTGTTCTCTTGGCGCGGGCGGGGCCGGGCGTGCGGGCGGGGAAAACCGGTGCGGGTTTGGGTCTTGCGGCCGACTAGACGCCGAGTTCGCGCGGCACCTGGCCCTTGGCCAGGGCGTCGAGGATGGCGTCGATCTTGGCGCGATCGAGCTGCTCGAAGTACAGCGGGATCTCGGGCTGGCCGCGCTCGGCGATCTGCGCCACCGGGCCGTAGCCACACGCCGCGAGGCACTCGACCTCGGTGAGCGTGATGTTGTCGTCGGCGGTGGTGCCCTTGTTGGCGACCCCGAGCCGGCGCTTGCAGTGATCGAACACGTCGTACGCCCCCATCAGCTGACAGCCGATGTTGGTGCAGACCTGCAGGTGGAAGCGACCGGGTCGCGACCGGTTGATCATGAAATAGAACGTCGCGACGCCCGTGACGTGGGCGGCGGTGAGGCCCAGTCGCGCGGCGACGAGGTCGATGACCTCGGCGTCGACGTGTCCGAACTGTTCCTGCGCGAGGTACAGCACCGGCAGACACAGCGCGCGACCGGCACGGCCTTCGGGAAAGCGCGGCCACAGCTGCTGGATGCGCGCCTCGATCTCGGGGGAGAGTTGCTTGCCTGGCACGGGGCTATTCGCGCCCGGAACCTAGGATGGTGCCCGATTTTCGTCAATGCCTCGTGGGCCCCCTCGGGCGCCACCGGAGCGGCCGCGGGTGCCGCTTCGCCGTGAAAGCGCTCGAATCGTCGATCTGCCCCCGGCACCATGGACGCGCGATCTCCCGGCCCGCTGGCGTCGCGGGGCCGCGATGGGGCTCCACGCGCGGGCGCTCAGCCGCCGGGGAGCACGAGCTCCATGCACACCGCCCCCGGCTGCGCCGCGGCGGCGACGAAGTTCGGCGCGTCGCGGATCGCCGGATCGGCGCTGCGCGTGTCGATCGGCGAGAAGCCCAGCTTCTGTCCGAAGAAGTCCGCCGCGGAGGTGGTGAGCAGGTAGATCCGCCGCAAGCCGAGCTCGCGGGCCCGACGCAACACGCAGTCGCCGAGCACCCAGCCCAAGCCCGTGCCGCGCCGATCGGGTGCGACCGCGAGGCCGAACAGGAACCCGGCGTCCTCGGCGTTCTGCAGGCTGACCACGCCGACGACCACGCCGGGCGCCCGCATGACGAAGGTCTCGACGTCGCCCGAGGGCACGATGGGCGGCAGGTCGTAGCCCGCCAGCAGCGTGGTGACGGCGTCGGCGTCCTCGGGCGCCATGAAGGTCACCGGATCGCCGAAGCCGAACAGCAGCTTGTCGGGCAGGCCGCCGAACGCGCCCGAGCTGAGCATCAACACCGTGTCGCCGGGCACCGCGTTCTCGAGCACCGCGGCGGCGAGTGCGTCGACCTCGTCGAAGCTGCGGGCCTTGACCCCGCGCGAGCCGATGCCGCGCGCCAGCGCGACGGTGTCGAGCCGATCGTCGAAGGGGATCTTCTCGGGCGCGAACAGCGGGCCGACGTAGACCGCGGTCGCGGCATCGAAGCTGCTCGCGAACGCGTCGGCGAACGCGCGGCGCCGCGATGAGGCGCTGCGCGGCTCGAAGCACACGTGCAGCGCCTGCTCGGGGTACTGCTTGCGCACCGCGGTGACGGTCAGCTGCACCGCCGTGGGGTGATGCGCGAAGTCCGACAGCACGCGCACGCCCTGGGCCATGCCGACCAGCTCCTGGCGTCGCTTGACCCCGCGAAAGCTGCGGACACCGCGACGCAAGGCCTCGAGCCCGGCGCCCTCGGCCTTGGCCATCGCGATCGCGGCCAGCACGTTGCCGAGGTTGTAGCGCCCGATGAGCTGGGTGCTGAACAGCCCCAGGCTCTCGCCGCGCACGACGACCTCGAAGGTATTGCGGCCGCCGGGGGAGCGCGGCCGTTGCAGCGCGAGCACGTCGGCGCCCTCGGGCCGCGCGTGCTCCGGCAGCACGCGGTAGGTGGTCACGCGGCAGCGCGCACCGGCGGCGATGCCGAGCGCCTCGGAATCCTCGGCGTTGACGATGAGCTCGCCGTCCTCGGGCACCAGCGCGACGAAGGCCCGGAACGCGGCCCGCACCTGCTCGAGGTCCGCGAAGATGTCGGCGTGGTCGTACTCGACGCCCGTGAGGATCGCGCGCTTGGGCCGGTAGTGGAGGAACTTGCTGCCCTTGTCGAAGAACGCGGTGTCGTACTCGTCGCCCTCGAGCACGAAGGCCCTGCCCTGCCCCAGCCGTGCGCCGAGCCCGAAGTTGAGCGGCACCCCACCGATGAGGAACGACGGCTGCAACCCCGCGGACTCGAGCAGCCACGCCACGAGGCTGCTGGTGGTGGTCTTGCCGTGGGTGCCCGCGATGACGAGGCTGTCGCGACCCGGCAGCAGCGCCTTGGCGAGCAGGCTCGGGAAGCTCTCGAGCGGCAGGCCGCGGGCGCCCGCCTCGACCACCTCGGGGTGATCCTTGCTGCAGACGTTGCCGACCACGACCGCGTCGGGCGCCCACGCGAGGTTGGCCGGCGAGAAGCCCAGCATCACCGGGATCTCGGCGCGCGCGAGTTGCTCGGACATCGGTGGATACACCGCGGTGTCGGAGCCGCGCACGTCGTGGCCGGCATCCTTGAGGAGTCGGGCCAGCGCGCCCATGCCGGTGCCGGCGATCGCAATGAAGTGCACCTTCAAGGCGGCGCGAGACTTGCCCAGCCGTGGCTTGGACGTCAACCACCGAAGGACCGGCGTGGGCCGCCGCGACCCAAGCACCGTGATCCGTGATCTTCCTCCGGCGGCGGCAGCCGCGAGTTCGTTACGCAATCTTGGTGCGGGCAACGGGGGTGCGGTCGAAGGGGACGAAGCCCCGAGGGGACCGCGCAGGCCAACCGTGCACAAGCCTGCGCACGCGCGTGCGACACGCGCGGGCGTGCCGCGGCCACGGCCCCACGATTCGTGCTACGGGAACGTCGGCCGCCGAAGGACAAGCACATGCGAGGACTCTCCGAGATGAGCGACCAGGAGCGACGCGCCCACCCGCGCAGTCCGGCATCACTCGCGACGCGGATCTGGCACGAGGAGCGACTGCTGCTCTCGGCACGGACGCTCGACATCAGCTTGAGCGGCGCGCTGCTCCACGGCAGCGTGCGCCTCGACCCGGGGGAGATCGTCCGCGTCGAGGTCAGCCGTGGCGGGCTGCGCAATCCCTTGGTGCTGCGCGCCGAGGTCGTCCGCATCGAGACGCCCTCGCCGCTGCTACGCCGGCACGGCATCGCGGTGCGCTGGCTCGACGCCGATGTCGCCGATCACGCGGCGTTGGCCTCGTTGCTGCGCGCCAACCCCAGCTGACGCGCGCGCCGGTCGTGGCGCCGCTTGGCGATCACGACGCGTCGTCGTGACGTCGCCGCTGCTCGCTGCGCGCGTGCGCCCACAGGCAGTGCAGCGCGGCCGGGGTCATGCCGGGGATGCGCGCCGCCTGGGCGATCGAGCGCGGGCGCACGGCGGCGAGCTTGCTCGCGCACTCGTGGGAGAGACCACCCAGGGCGTGGAAGTCGACGGTGTCCGAGAGCGGTAGATCGGAGGCACCGTCGCGCATGCGCGCAACCTCGTCGCGCATGCGCTGCTCGTAGCCGCTGTACAAGAGGATGGCCTCGGCGCGCGCGCGCAGGGTCGGCTCGAGTGCATCGGCGGCGCTGGGATCACGGCGCATCGTCGCCGCGAGCTGCTGGGCATGGGCGTCACGTGCGAGCGCGGCGTCGCGTCGTCGCGCGTCCACGAGCCCGCTGTCGAAACCGAGCTGGGCCAGCCGCACGTCGGCGTTGTCCTCGCGCAGCACGATGCGGAACTCGGCCCGCGAGGTGAACATGCGATAGGGCTCGTCGCAGCCCTGCGTCACGAGGTCGTCGACGAGCACGCCGAGGTAACCGTGCTCGCGCGGCACCACCAGCGCGGGGCGATCGAGCAGCTCGGCGGCAGCGTTGGCGCCCGCGACCAAGCCCTGTGCGGCGGCCTCCTCGTAGCCCGAGGTGCCGTTGACCTGTCCCGCGAAGTAGAGCCCCGCGTAGGCGCGCGAGGCCAGGCGATGATCGAGCTGACGGGCATCGATCGCGTCGTACTCGACGGCGTAGCCGGGTCGCAGCATGCGAGCGCGCTCGAGCC encodes:
- the nuoK gene encoding NADH-quinone oxidoreductase subunit NuoK → MLPITHFLYLAFALFLIGAAGVLLRRNVLIVLMSVELMLNAANIALVAFSRQWGNADGQVLAMFTIAVAAAEAAVGLAIVVSIFRARTGTDIDDLSLLRD
- a CDS encoding NADH-quinone oxidoreductase subunit J, which gives rise to MSGQELVFYLFAAIAVVSALATVSRRNPVVAAVWLVATFFAVAVCYLLLSATFLAAIQILVYAGAMMVLFVFVIMVLDVDERGREEHRRPSRVARVGYYGSLVLSGGFLAWVLLGTLARQFLSPGAAMDPSVEFGTANAIGREIFTDYLFAFEAISLLLLAAVIGAVVVARNRRDREKDSLQDGMTHAARHAAGVVDHLEPGDIAPPGPTPVMDFGAPSASGHDGGT
- the nuoF gene encoding NADH-quinone oxidoreductase subunit NuoF, producing the protein MGWFDVKIISEHFDVPEAKQLDYYERKGGYRSARKAVAMAPEAISAEVVASNLRGRGGAGFPTGMKWSFVPKDADTVYLVVNADESEPGTFKDRHILFWNPHMLIEGMIIASVALKVRNAYIYIRGEMAREYRVLQAAIDQAYAKGYLGERVFGSGASVDITVYRGLGAYICGEETALLSSLEGGRGWPRLKPPFPAVKGLWGKPTIVNNVETIANLPWIVEHGGKAFAELGTGRSGGLRIVSVCGHVKKPGVYELPLTVTGRQLVEDVCGGVPKGRKIKGVIPGGVSMPVLTDAELDVPFEFDALQKDERIREVEVRPGQKFDLGGGRTLRTMAGSGGVVVMDDATDITQAAWRIVHFFAEESCGQCTPCREGTGWLAQVAHRIAFGHGRAGDVDLLASIADGIAGNTICALGDAAAWPTLAFLTKFRDEFEAKVRDAHPVVVAGGHHHAPAHGDGVTGAA
- a CDS encoding NAD(P)H-dependent oxidoreductase subunit E encodes the protein MPGKQLSPEIEARIQQLWPRFPEGRAGRALCLPVLYLAQEQFGHVDAEVIDLVAARLGLTAAHVTGVATFYFMINRSRPGRFHLQVCTNIGCQLMGAYDVFDHCKRRLGVANKGTTADDNITLTEVECLAACGYGPVAQIAERGQPEIPLYFEQLDRAKIDAILDALAKGQVPRELGV
- a CDS encoding GNAT family N-acetyltransferase; translated protein: MKVHFIAIAGTGMGALARLLKDAGHDVRGSDTAVYPPMSEQLARAEIPVMLGFSPANLAWAPDAVVVGNVCSKDHPEVVEAGARGLPLESFPSLLAKALLPGRDSLVIAGTHGKTTTSSLVAWLLESAGLQPSFLIGGVPLNFGLGARLGQGRAFVLEGDEYDTAFFDKGSKFLHYRPKRAILTGVEYDHADIFADLEQVRAAFRAFVALVPEDGELIVNAEDSEALGIAAGARCRVTTYRVLPEHARPEGADVLALQRPRSPGGRNTFEVVVRGESLGLFSTQLIGRYNLGNVLAAIAMAKAEGAGLEALRRGVRSFRGVKRRQELVGMAQGVRVLSDFAHHPTAVQLTVTAVRKQYPEQALHVCFEPRSASSRRRAFADAFASSFDAATAVYVGPLFAPEKIPFDDRLDTVALARGIGSRGVKARSFDEVDALAAAVLENAVPGDTVLMLSSGAFGGLPDKLLFGFGDPVTFMAPEDADAVTTLLAGYDLPPIVPSGDVETFVMRAPGVVVGVVSLQNAEDAGFLFGLAVAPDRRGTGLGWVLGDCVLRRARELGLRRIYLLTTSAADFFGQKLGFSPIDTRSADPAIRDAPNFVAAAAQPGAVCMELVLPGG
- a CDS encoding PilZ domain-containing protein, with the protein product MRGLSEMSDQERRAHPRSPASLATRIWHEERLLLSARTLDISLSGALLHGSVRLDPGEIVRVEVSRGGLRNPLVLRAEVVRIETPSPLLRRHGIAVRWLDADVADHAALASLLRANPS